In one window of Methanomicrobia archaeon DNA:
- the porA gene encoding pyruvate ferredoxin oxidoreductase — MPEGKRVGLEGSFAVAEAVRMANADVISAYPITPQTHIVERLAEMIADGELNAEFICVESEHSAMSACVGASAAGARVFTCSAGQGLELMHEVLYIPASMRLPVVAVAANRALSAPLSVWCDHSDAMALRDIGWIQMFAENNQQAFDLTVCAFKIAEDKDVLFPTMVHIDGFYLSHVIEDMVLPEDEAVVNFIPDFAYPFALDPENPVSMGCYAPPFIYPEAKKAQEVDFENAKSTILETWKEFGETFGRSYAPVETYRMGDASSALLTMGSSSETAMLAVDELRAEGKDVGLIRLRLWRPFPFAELREAVKDLELLVVMDRAISFGMGGPVTSEVKSALYDMRTNLKIVEFIAGIGGRDIPIEDFKYMLTHAPERANAVERGEDIAARMIGVRE, encoded by the coding sequence ATGCCAGAAGGAAAACGAGTAGGTTTGGAAGGTTCCTTTGCTGTTGCGGAAGCGGTGCGGATGGCAAACGCCGATGTCATCTCGGCATATCCAATTACACCACAGACACACATTGTAGAGCGCCTGGCGGAGATGATCGCCGATGGCGAGTTGAATGCGGAATTCATCTGTGTGGAATCGGAGCATTCCGCGATGAGCGCTTGTGTGGGTGCTTCGGCGGCGGGCGCACGGGTTTTTACCTGCTCTGCAGGCCAGGGTCTAGAATTAATGCATGAGGTTCTGTACATACCAGCATCTATGCGGCTCCCGGTAGTCGCGGTGGCAGCGAACAGAGCATTATCCGCACCTCTTTCGGTGTGGTGTGATCATTCGGACGCCATGGCCCTTCGGGACATAGGTTGGATCCAAATGTTCGCGGAGAATAATCAGCAAGCATTCGACCTCACGGTCTGCGCTTTTAAGATCGCAGAGGATAAGGACGTCTTGTTTCCTACAATGGTGCACATTGACGGCTTTTATCTCTCGCACGTGATCGAGGACATGGTGCTGCCGGAGGACGAAGCGGTAGTGAATTTTATCCCGGACTTCGCATATCCGTTTGCGTTAGATCCCGAGAACCCGGTGAGCATGGGCTGTTACGCACCGCCTTTTATCTATCCCGAGGCGAAGAAGGCGCAGGAAGTGGATTTCGAGAACGCGAAGTCCACGATACTGGAGACATGGAAGGAGTTCGGAGAGACCTTCGGCAGGTCGTACGCGCCGGTTGAGACGTACAGGATGGGAGATGCGAGTTCCGCGCTGCTGACAATGGGAAGCAGTAGTGAGACCGCAATGCTGGCCGTGGACGAGCTGCGAGCAGAAGGGAAGGATGTCGGCCTTATACGGTTACGTTTGTGGCGGCCGTTCCCGTTCGCGGAGTTGCGAGAGGCGGTAAAGGATCTCGAACTTCTCGTGGTGATGGATCGTGCCATATCATTCGGCATGGGCGGTCCCGTGACTTCGGAGGTGAAATCAGCACTGTACGATATGCGAACTAATCTGAAGATCGTGGAGTTCATTGCAGGAATCGGTGGCCGGGACATCCCGATAGAAGATTTCAAATACATGTTAACGCACGCTCCAGAGCGAGCGAATGCCGTAGAACGAGGCGAGGATATCGCAGCCAGAATGATAGGGGTGAGAGAATAA
- a CDS encoding pyruvate synthase subunit beta has translation MIEGGRAEMEREEALFAPRLITTEEIFAPGHRACIGCGEALAARHVCKALGDNVIIINATGCLEIFSSLLPLTSWTVPWIHTLFENVGAVMSGVESAYKARIRKGKIPDRGVKFVGFGGDGATTDIGLQALSGAMERGHDFLYCCFDNEAYMNTGIQRSSSTPYGAWTTTAPVGKQSIGQVTWKKNMPEIAVAHKIPYVATACPSYPFDLLDKVKKGLEMKGPAYIHVLSVCPTGWRSSPDQTIEIGRLAVETGIFPLYEVVNGEYRVTVDVPQLKPVKGYMKHQRRFRHLTDEIVEEIQARVTKEYEELREKAGVK, from the coding sequence ATGATAGAAGGAGGAAGAGCAGAGATGGAGCGAGAAGAGGCTTTGTTTGCGCCGCGATTGATCACAACGGAAGAGATCTTCGCTCCGGGGCATCGTGCCTGTATCGGTTGCGGAGAGGCGCTCGCGGCTCGACATGTGTGCAAAGCCCTCGGGGACAATGTCATCATTATTAACGCTACGGGCTGCCTGGAGATCTTCTCATCACTGTTGCCGCTAACCTCATGGACGGTGCCCTGGATTCACACGCTATTCGAGAATGTGGGCGCGGTAATGTCCGGCGTTGAATCCGCATATAAAGCGCGGATACGAAAGGGAAAAATCCCTGATCGAGGCGTTAAATTCGTGGGGTTCGGTGGCGACGGTGCCACTACCGATATCGGCTTACAAGCGCTCTCAGGCGCGATGGAGCGCGGGCATGACTTCCTTTATTGCTGCTTTGACAACGAGGCGTACATGAACACGGGCATTCAGCGGTCTTCGTCTACACCGTACGGTGCGTGGACAACGACCGCGCCGGTGGGCAAGCAGAGCATCGGACAGGTGACCTGGAAGAAGAACATGCCTGAGATCGCGGTTGCGCATAAAATACCGTACGTGGCGACGGCGTGCCCCTCGTATCCCTTTGACTTGCTGGATAAGGTGAAGAAGGGTTTGGAAATGAAAGGCCCCGCGTATATCCATGTATTGTCCGTCTGCCCGACAGGCTGGCGATCGTCACCGGATCAAACGATAGAAATCGGCCGTCTGGCGGTGGAGACCGGCATATTCCCGCTTTACGAAGTGGTCAACGGCGAGTACCGCGTAACCGTCGATGTACCGCAATTGAAGCCCGTGAAGGGTTATATGAAGCACCAGAGACGGTTCCGGCACCTTACCGATGAGATCGTCGAGGAGATACAGGCGAGAGTGACGAAGGAGTATGAAGAACTGCGAGAGAAGGCGGGGGTGAAATAA
- a CDS encoding Lrp/AsnC family transcriptional regulator, producing MDKKGGEKVKVKKNEKEILRILEGNARQSDAEIARMTGMTATEVKESIADLERRGIIRRYKAVINYEKAGVEIVQALIDVHVTPERDTGYDSVAKRIARFPEVKSVRLVSGEYDLLVLVTGKTMQEVAYFVAEKIAPLEQVRNTLTHFLLKTYKENGEIYGDEEQSKRLAVTL from the coding sequence ATGGATAAGAAGGGCGGAGAGAAAGTGAAAGTGAAAAAGAACGAGAAGGAAATACTGCGGATATTGGAAGGGAACGCACGGCAGAGTGATGCGGAGATCGCACGGATGACTGGCATGACCGCGACTGAAGTGAAGGAGAGCATCGCGGATCTGGAACGCAGAGGGATCATCAGGAGATATAAAGCGGTGATAAACTACGAAAAAGCTGGAGTAGAGATCGTGCAAGCGCTAATAGACGTTCATGTCACTCCCGAACGTGATACGGGCTATGATTCTGTTGCGAAACGGATTGCCCGGTTCCCTGAAGTCAAATCGGTGCGGCTTGTCTCCGGCGAGTACGATCTTTTGGTACTGGTGACGGGGAAGACGATGCAAGAAGTCGCGTATTTCGTTGCGGAGAAGATAGCACCGCTGGAACAAGTTCGTAACACGCTGACCCATTTCTTACTCAAGACATACAAGGAGAACGGCGAGATATACGGCGATGAGGAGCAGAGTAAACGATTGGCCGTGACGCTGTAA
- a CDS encoding 4Fe-4S binding protein, with translation MSGKQKGWKDLKLGCVVTEPGSASSTKTGEWRSERPIRDNTKCMKCGACYLYCPEGCINEDEDGFFATELYYCKGCGICAHECPRGVITMIEEEEE, from the coding sequence ATGAGTGGTAAACAAAAAGGGTGGAAAGATTTAAAACTCGGCTGTGTGGTTACCGAGCCCGGCAGTGCATCGTCGACAAAAACGGGCGAGTGGCGGTCAGAGCGGCCGATTCGTGACAATACGAAATGCATGAAGTGCGGGGCGTGTTATCTGTACTGCCCGGAAGGATGCATAAACGAGGACGAGGACGGATTCTTCGCGACCGAATTGTATTATTGCAAGGGATGCGGTATTTGCGCACATGAATGCCCGCGCGGAGTCATAACGATGATTGAGGAAGAGGAGGAATAG
- a CDS encoding 2-oxoacid:acceptor oxidoreductase family protein, with amino-acid sequence MIEICIYGRGGQGGVTLAEVVAHAAIREGKHAQSMPAFGPERRGAPVLAFLRVDEAERVKIRTEIAEPDVLVVLDPGLLQVGDVVSRLKKDGTAVINTKKSHDEMKAGINAGRLATVDAMSIAKEVLGLPIVNTTMLGALIKATEIVGLESLEEPLNERFGKIAAKNIEAMKRAYEETVVR; translated from the coding sequence ATGATAGAGATATGTATATACGGAAGAGGAGGGCAAGGAGGAGTCACCCTAGCAGAGGTGGTCGCGCATGCAGCTATCCGAGAGGGTAAGCATGCACAGTCAATGCCTGCTTTTGGGCCTGAGCGACGGGGCGCACCGGTGCTCGCCTTTTTACGTGTGGATGAAGCGGAGCGGGTAAAAATAAGGACGGAGATCGCAGAACCAGACGTGTTAGTCGTGCTTGACCCGGGGTTGCTTCAAGTGGGCGATGTCGTTTCGCGGCTTAAGAAGGACGGAACGGCGGTGATCAATACGAAGAAATCGCATGACGAGATGAAAGCGGGAATCAATGCGGGACGCCTGGCGACGGTGGATGCAATGAGTATCGCGAAGGAGGTTTTAGGACTACCTATCGTCAATACGACCATGCTTGGCGCGCTGATAAAGGCGACGGAAATAGTCGGGCTGGAATCCCTGGAGGAGCCGCTGAACGAGCGATTCGGAAAAATTGCCGCGAAGAACATCGAAGCGATGAAGAGAGCGTACGAGGAGACGGTGGTACGTTAG
- a CDS encoding serine--tRNA ligase: protein MDMEFELKAALKCSGSLSGVVDPSEIEKFVTSCNTDLLRRGAPPGCGAEIVKWNVAEDQIELKIVSDRFVRAHDALLRVKKELGKLLGKHRIGIRGIEVEKYKIALEWKVEGELKIHKLPFVKEIRQEKERLELLLDVDESALDKRIPDRLIRLVEDKRDAARWKGKSEHWELLFESDKKPFHFDKDPTEEMLQRGWIQHAAGRGQYIYGPQLTKIFRAFEKILLDEILMPLSYKEMIFPKFVAWDVWKRSGHAKGIYPEAYYVCTPKTRDPEYWEDVMDYFKVTNEVPVDMIMGKIENVGGMCYAQCPPFWVFLQGKILSNETLPIKVFDRSGTSYRYESGGLHGIERLDEFHRVEIVWIGDKQQTIAHSKELREMYRHIFNDILDIEWREAWVTPWFMAQEGKAGLAELKEVGTVDYEAVLPYSDKWLEFQNVSVNGDKYPKGFSVKLQSGEELWSGCSGVGLERWAAVFLAQKGLDAENWPEKFKAVVGELPEVFSFL, encoded by the coding sequence ATGGATATGGAATTCGAGTTGAAAGCCGCTCTGAAATGCAGCGGAAGTCTCAGCGGAGTGGTGGACCCGTCGGAGATAGAAAAGTTCGTCACTTCTTGTAACACGGACTTATTAAGACGAGGTGCGCCACCAGGATGCGGCGCGGAGATTGTAAAATGGAACGTTGCCGAGGATCAAATAGAGCTTAAAATAGTCTCTGACCGTTTTGTACGGGCACATGACGCGCTGCTTCGAGTGAAGAAAGAGCTTGGTAAACTGTTAGGGAAGCACCGTATAGGAATACGCGGTATTGAGGTCGAGAAATATAAGATTGCGCTGGAATGGAAAGTGGAAGGAGAACTAAAGATACATAAATTACCGTTTGTCAAAGAAATAAGGCAAGAAAAAGAGCGTTTGGAGCTCTTACTCGATGTTGACGAATCCGCATTAGATAAAAGAATCCCGGATCGACTCATACGCTTAGTAGAGGATAAGAGAGACGCGGCTCGATGGAAGGGTAAATCTGAGCACTGGGAATTGCTCTTCGAGAGTGATAAGAAGCCATTCCATTTCGATAAAGACCCCACGGAAGAGATGCTGCAGCGGGGTTGGATACAGCATGCCGCGGGCAGAGGTCAGTACATCTACGGGCCGCAGTTGACCAAGATCTTCCGGGCGTTTGAGAAGATACTGCTTGACGAGATTTTAATGCCGTTGAGCTATAAAGAAATGATCTTCCCAAAATTCGTTGCCTGGGACGTCTGGAAACGGTCGGGCCACGCGAAGGGGATCTACCCGGAAGCGTACTACGTTTGCACGCCAAAGACGCGCGATCCCGAATACTGGGAGGACGTGATGGACTATTTCAAGGTGACGAACGAAGTCCCCGTCGATATGATCATGGGCAAGATAGAGAACGTTGGCGGGATGTGCTACGCGCAATGCCCGCCTTTTTGGGTCTTCCTCCAGGGTAAAATCCTGTCGAACGAAACGCTGCCGATCAAGGTCTTCGATCGCTCCGGGACCTCGTACCGCTATGAGAGCGGCGGCCTTCACGGTATCGAGCGGCTCGATGAGTTTCATCGCGTGGAGATCGTATGGATCGGGGATAAGCAGCAGACGATCGCGCACTCAAAGGAGTTGCGGGAGATGTATCGCCACATATTTAATGATATCCTTGACATCGAGTGGCGTGAGGCCTGGGTAACCCCGTGGTTCATGGCGCAGGAGGGCAAAGCCGGCCTGGCTGAATTGAAAGAGGTCGGAACCGTGGACTACGAAGCGGTCCTGCCGTACAGCGACAAATGGCTGGAATTTCAGAATGTGAGCGTGAACGGTGACAAATATCCGAAAGGCTTTAGCGTGAAGCTACAGAGCGGTGAGGAATTGTGGTCGGGCTGCTCAGGCGTGGGCTTGGAGCGTTGGGCTGCGGTTTTCCTCGCGCAGAAAGGGCTGGACGCCGAGAACTGGCCTGAGAAGTTCAAAGCGGTCGTTGGCGAGCTGCCTGAGGTATTTAGCTTCCTTTAA
- a CDS encoding aminotransferase class I/II-fold pyridoxal phosphate-dependent enzyme, with translation MRSDSVAERVRQMKGSGIREFFDIAQQMEGAISLGVGEPDFVTPWRIREACIFSLEKGYTSYTSNWGLLELREALSDSIHKETGVHYEPEGELLITTGVSEAADLALRALINPDDEVILHEPSYVSYKPCTAFAGGTTVCVPTSVEDEFKVRAEQIEEKITDRTKAIILSYPNNPTGATLSRKELEEIADVVTEHDLLVISDEVYDKLTYEGTHTCFASLNGMKERTILLNGFSKAYAMTGWRLGYAAGNKEIIEAMMKIHQYIMMCAPITAQMAAIEALRCEDEVEQMVSEYNRRRRVMVDGLNTLGLSCFEPKGAFYTFPSIERTGLTSEEFAKRLLFEEKVVVIPGSVFGACGEGFVRCAYAVSQYELKEALERIERFVGGIR, from the coding sequence ATGAGGTCTGATAGCGTTGCCGAGCGGGTAAGGCAAATGAAGGGATCGGGTATACGGGAGTTCTTCGATATCGCACAGCAGATGGAAGGGGCGATTTCGTTGGGTGTCGGCGAGCCTGATTTCGTAACGCCCTGGCGCATACGGGAAGCGTGCATATTCTCTTTGGAGAAAGGATACACCTCGTATACGTCTAATTGGGGGCTGCTCGAATTACGCGAGGCACTTTCTGATTCGATTCATAAAGAGACCGGAGTGCATTACGAGCCCGAAGGCGAGCTGCTGATAACCACGGGCGTGAGTGAAGCGGCTGATCTGGCACTTCGCGCTCTTATCAATCCCGACGACGAGGTGATACTGCACGAGCCTTCCTATGTGAGTTACAAGCCGTGTACGGCATTCGCTGGCGGGACTACCGTATGCGTACCTACCAGCGTTGAGGACGAATTCAAGGTGCGAGCGGAACAAATCGAGGAGAAGATAACGGATCGCACGAAGGCGATTATCCTGAGTTATCCAAACAATCCCACCGGCGCAACCTTGAGCAGGAAAGAGCTGGAAGAGATAGCCGATGTGGTGACTGAGCACGATTTGCTCGTTATATCCGACGAGGTCTACGACAAGTTGACTTACGAAGGTACGCACACGTGCTTCGCGTCACTCAATGGGATGAAAGAGCGAACGATACTGCTGAATGGCTTCTCGAAGGCTTACGCCATGACCGGCTGGCGATTGGGCTACGCGGCAGGTAATAAAGAGATCATCGAAGCGATGATGAAGATCCATCAATATATAATGATGTGTGCACCAATTACCGCGCAGATGGCGGCGATCGAAGCGTTGCGTTGCGAGGACGAGGTGGAGCAGATGGTAAGCGAATACAACAGAAGGCGGCGAGTGATGGTGGACGGGCTGAATACCCTTGGCTTGAGCTGTTTCGAGCCCAAGGGTGCATTTTATACCTTCCCTTCTATTGAACGCACCGGGCTCACCTCGGAAGAGTTCGCAAAGCGACTGCTCTTTGAGGAGAAAGTGGTCGTCATACCCGGAAGCGTATTTGGTGCGTGTGGCGAAGGGTTCGTGAGGTGTGCTTACGCAGTATCGCAGTACGAACTAAAGGAGGCTTTGGAGAGGATAGAACGATTCGTGGGCGGGATCAGGTAA
- a CDS encoding restriction endonuclease, whose product MTTDKDDFRERFLEYLNQYLSDIQDSEGNWTVKGFVDIFKNVYTISLDTKVISKVLEIMLFPKIQQFARENNFDLILSREQNFYPDLSFIDKNNGDKVALDIKSTYRTSETTVSGFTLGAFTGYFRNRTGRKNITFPYKEYKKHYVLGVIYTKQDERIDEYKICYSIEDLGKILPVMKDIEFILQEKYKIATDRPWYDNSRDIGSTTNIEELREGRGIFSNCGADVFDDYWMYYLTADMTQRLELPRPPYRDIGAYFGYKPGIYQRIVENLKLRDN is encoded by the coding sequence ATGACGACAGATAAAGACGACTTTAGAGAGAGGTTCTTAGAGTATCTAAATCAATATCTTTCCGATATCCAGGATTCTGAAGGTAATTGGACGGTAAAAGGCTTTGTTGACATTTTTAAGAATGTCTATACGATCTCTCTGGATACAAAAGTGATTTCAAAGGTTTTAGAGATCATGCTATTCCCAAAAATCCAGCAGTTCGCGAGAGAGAATAATTTTGACCTCATTTTAAGCAGGGAGCAGAACTTTTACCCCGACCTCAGTTTTATTGACAAGAATAACGGCGATAAGGTAGCCTTGGATATAAAGAGCACCTATCGAACCTCAGAAACCACAGTTTCGGGATTCACACTTGGGGCATTCACGGGCTATTTTCGGAATAGAACCGGTAGAAAGAATATTACGTTCCCCTACAAGGAGTACAAGAAGCATTATGTGCTTGGAGTTATCTACACAAAGCAGGATGAACGCATAGATGAATATAAGATCTGCTACTCTATTGAAGATCTTGGAAAAATTCTGCCTGTGATGAAGGATATTGAATTTATCCTGCAGGAGAAGTATAAAATTGCTACTGATCGACCTTGGTATGACAACAGCAGAGACATCGGCTCGACGACAAATATAGAGGAACTAAGAGAAGGAAGGGGTATTTTTTCAAATTGCGGTGCGGATGTATTTGATGATTATTGGATGTACTATTTGACAGCGGATATGACACAACGGCTTGAACTACCGCGGCCACCCTATCGAGACATAGGAGCGTATTTTGGATATAAACCCGGAATATATCAAAGAATTGTGGAAAATTTAAAACTTCGAGATAATTAA
- a CDS encoding phosphomannomutase/phosphoglucomutase — MIIDRTAYRANDIRGLAASQLTDDFCRLTGLAYVELLRKYRGKDPQELRVVVGKDVRNSGPRVKAAFIEVLLSKGVHVIDIAPAEKVSSTPLMYFATWLFNADGGVEVTASHLEKEWNGFKFTLGSESAAEHHVREMLETVLKSGEAFEKGKLSFERSEKGELEEVDVLPDYHAMITANIILRDRWEALALQSLSGNLTLKGALVTARQELDRLPPTKRKPLAGLKIAYDAGNGTTGVIAPPLFRDLGAEVFELYSEPDGNFPHHLPDPTIPRFLEDLHAEVVRKGVHIGLSSDCDGDRAGAVSPSGSMIIGEQILALLCKHILKEHPRGAIVYDTKCSDAIREIITENGGIPVECKTGFSFIKTKMHEMGAVAGGEMSGHVYFAKNNRADDAVFAFSELLLLTAEELRSGKSAEVVDELLADFVRRYVNTPEIRIPVVNDEEKERVSDAVETYYRELAAAHPELYKRRVDEQGNDIDGVKIDFVDERGWALIRRSNTSPVIIVRMEARTSNGLKRIEEQVLQKFKEFETVDLNADEYVKGIMQRLAR, encoded by the coding sequence ATGATAATAGACAGAACTGCCTATCGGGCGAATGATATTAGGGGCTTGGCCGCATCGCAGCTTACCGACGATTTTTGCCGGTTAACCGGTTTGGCTTACGTTGAATTGCTGCGAAAGTATCGCGGTAAGGACCCGCAGGAGCTGCGAGTCGTGGTGGGAAAGGACGTGCGGAACAGCGGCCCGCGTGTAAAGGCCGCTTTTATCGAGGTTCTTCTGAGCAAAGGCGTCCATGTCATTGACATTGCACCTGCAGAGAAGGTTAGCTCGACGCCCTTGATGTATTTCGCGACCTGGCTCTTCAATGCGGACGGCGGCGTGGAAGTGACCGCGAGCCACCTGGAGAAGGAATGGAACGGCTTCAAGTTCACCCTTGGCTCGGAAAGCGCTGCGGAGCATCACGTACGCGAGATGCTGGAAACCGTTCTGAAGTCTGGGGAAGCGTTTGAAAAGGGCAAGCTCAGCTTCGAAAGATCAGAAAAAGGCGAGCTTGAGGAGGTGGATGTGCTGCCGGATTATCACGCGATGATCACGGCGAACATTATTTTACGAGACCGCTGGGAAGCGCTAGCGTTGCAATCACTTTCCGGAAACCTCACGTTAAAGGGTGCACTTGTCACCGCGCGGCAAGAACTTGACCGTTTACCACCGACTAAAAGAAAGCCGTTGGCAGGCTTGAAAATCGCGTACGACGCGGGCAACGGAACGACCGGTGTGATCGCCCCGCCCCTCTTCAGGGATTTGGGTGCCGAGGTCTTTGAGCTTTACAGCGAGCCGGACGGTAATTTCCCGCACCATCTGCCCGATCCCACGATACCGCGGTTCCTAGAAGATCTGCATGCCGAGGTTGTCCGCAAAGGTGTGCACATCGGGCTTTCTTCAGACTGCGACGGCGACCGGGCGGGTGCAGTCTCGCCGAGCGGCAGTATGATCATCGGCGAGCAGATCCTCGCACTGCTCTGCAAGCACATTTTGAAAGAGCATCCGCGCGGCGCAATCGTGTACGATACCAAATGCTCCGACGCGATACGTGAGATAATAACAGAGAATGGGGGTATACCGGTCGAGTGTAAGACCGGTTTTTCGTTTATCAAAACGAAGATGCATGAGATGGGTGCCGTAGCAGGCGGAGAGATGTCGGGCCATGTGTATTTCGCAAAGAACAACCGTGCAGACGACGCGGTATTTGCGTTCTCGGAGCTGTTACTGTTGACTGCTGAGGAGTTGCGTTCTGGGAAATCAGCGGAAGTGGTTGACGAGCTGCTTGCGGACTTTGTGAGACGGTACGTGAACACGCCGGAGATACGGATTCCTGTGGTGAACGATGAGGAGAAGGAGCGAGTGAGTGATGCCGTGGAGACTTATTACCGCGAGCTTGCTGCTGCTCATCCTGAGCTGTACAAACGACGGGTTGACGAACAGGGGAACGACATCGACGGGGTTAAGATCGATTTTGTGGATGAAAGGGGCTGGGCGCTTATACGCCGGTCAAATACATCGCCCGTAATCATAGTGAGGATGGAGGCGCGCACTTCAAATGGTCTGAAGAGGATAGAGGAGCAGGTGCTGCAGAAGTTTAAGGAGTTCGAGACGGTGGATCTCAACGCGGACGAGTACGTTAAGGGGATAATGCAGCGACTCGCGAGATAA
- a CDS encoding transporter substrate-binding domain-containing protein, which translates to MAKKKLVISIIGVVVVLGLVISTLFLVRVPGPEDLTFMTETYPPFNYHEGGQLQGISVELLEAMTESMGMQVSDEQLQLLPWSEGYQTALTQKNTVLFSTVRLPEREASFTWVGPIYTEEKVLFAMRDREITITEPSDLKAHNYTIGVITDDAAIGELLALGVAREQLVADEDPGVIIQKLENGELDLWCYGEAAGNYLTAEQTGKYGFFKAVYTLQKYDLYYAFNKDTPDTVVESFQQALDTVKAQQRDAEGLSTYEIIMARYLPSIGLRYYTYLTEEFPPLNYEAAEGGQLQGVAVDLLEAVFTRLDTGLTREDVRLMTWPEAYQAVLTRNRTVVFSMARLDERAELFKWAGPFVSGDNVLFALKDRNITITSPEDLQKYRIGVITNTSSIPILLGLGVEHDQLVLGETAAVFIDALEQGEIDLWATGKLSGNYLIHEHATRPEEFESVYVIHTNEYYYAFSRDTPDSLVAAFQQALEAIPEEKDAQGISEYERILYKYIGVECARQPISDEAVIRLVNLTAVAIASDAPGTFQKISAGEHPYKDGTNPALYVFVYDTNVTMVAHAANIRLVGENYRGKTDVSGKPFRDEIVAGALANGTGWVDYIYINPAETDLYYKKTYYQLVRGSDAREYVVCGGTYKTCSEE; encoded by the coding sequence ATGGCGAAGAAGAAGCTCGTCATTAGCATCATCGGCGTGGTGGTTGTGCTCGGCCTTGTCATTTCTACTCTATTCTTGGTCAGGGTCCCGGGGCCGGAAGACCTCACCTTTATGACCGAGACGTATCCGCCCTTCAATTACCATGAGGGGGGTCAGCTTCAGGGTATCTCGGTCGAACTCCTGGAAGCGATGACGGAGAGTATGGGTATGCAGGTTTCCGATGAGCAGCTACAGCTTCTGCCGTGGAGTGAGGGGTACCAAACCGCACTCACGCAGAAGAACACCGTTCTCTTCTCCACGGTCCGGCTGCCGGAACGCGAAGCGTCGTTCACGTGGGTTGGGCCCATTTACACAGAAGAGAAGGTCCTCTTCGCCATGCGCGACCGTGAGATCACTATTACCGAGCCCAGTGATCTGAAAGCCCATAACTATACGATCGGCGTGATTACCGATGATGCCGCAATTGGTGAACTGCTTGCGCTCGGCGTAGCACGTGAGCAGCTCGTCGCGGATGAGGATCCCGGTGTGATCATCCAGAAACTGGAGAACGGTGAACTCGATCTCTGGTGCTATGGCGAAGCGGCAGGCAATTACCTGACCGCGGAGCAGACCGGTAAGTACGGGTTTTTCAAGGCGGTCTACACGCTCCAAAAGTATGATCTCTATTACGCATTCAATAAGGATACACCCGATACTGTGGTGGAATCCTTTCAGCAGGCGCTGGATACGGTGAAGGCGCAGCAGCGGGATGCAGAAGGCCTGAGCACTTATGAGATAATCATGGCTCGTTATCTCCCGTCCATCGGCCTGCGGTACTATACCTACCTCACGGAGGAGTTCCCGCCACTGAACTACGAGGCGGCGGAAGGAGGTCAACTGCAGGGTGTTGCCGTGGATCTGCTCGAAGCGGTCTTCACGAGGCTGGATACGGGACTCACACGCGAGGACGTTCGACTCATGACCTGGCCGGAGGCCTATCAGGCGGTGCTCACCCGGAACCGAACGGTGGTCTTCTCGATGGCACGGCTCGACGAGCGCGCAGAGCTCTTCAAGTGGGCCGGCCCGTTTGTGAGCGGCGATAACGTGCTCTTTGCACTGAAGGACAGGAATATCACGATAACGAGCCCGGAGGATCTGCAGAAGTACCGGATCGGCGTAATTACGAATACCAGCTCGATACCCATCCTGCTCGGGCTTGGTGTCGAGCACGACCAGCTTGTGCTCGGAGAGACCGCCGCGGTTTTTATTGACGCGCTCGAGCAGGGCGAGATCGATCTCTGGGCAACGGGCAAGCTCTCGGGTAACTATCTCATCCATGAGCACGCGACGCGACCTGAGGAGTTCGAGAGCGTGTATGTCATTCACACGAACGAGTATTACTATGCGTTCAGCCGTGATACGCCCGACTCGCTCGTTGCCGCGTTCCAGCAGGCGCTGGAAGCTATCCCAGAGGAGAAGGACGCGCAGGGGATCAGTGAATACGAGCGAATTCTGTACAAGTATATCGGCGTCGAGTGCGCCCGGCAGCCGATCAGTGACGAGGCGGTTATCCGGCTGGTCAACCTCACCGCCGTTGCGATCGCTTCAGATGCACCCGGTACCTTCCAGAAGATCTCCGCAGGCGAGCACCCTTACAAGGACGGGACCAACCCCGCGCTCTATGTCTTCGTCTACGATACCAATGTCACCATGGTCGCTCATGCGGCTAATATCCGGCTCGTCGGCGAAAACTACCGTGGTAAGACCGACGTCTCAGGCAAGCCATTCCGGGACGAGATCGTGGCTGGCGCGCTGGCAAACGGCACTGGCTGGGTCGATTACATCTATATCAATCCTGCGGAAACAGACCTCTATTACAAGAAGACCTACTATCAACTGGTGAGGGGTAGTGATGCGCGTGAGTACGTGGTGTGCGGCGGCACGTACAAGACATGCAGCGAGGAGTGA